In Macrobrachium rosenbergii isolate ZJJX-2024 chromosome 49, ASM4041242v1, whole genome shotgun sequence, the following are encoded in one genomic region:
- the LOC136832017 gene encoding KRAB-A domain-containing protein 2-like → MSDFKEQFEQKLDNLLQSKNDNVVIPRKEKRAQSVVKPVRSETIFSRCQIDLINFQTLPDGEFKYILTFINHFSKFCVLRPLTSKRAEEVANTLLPIFLTFGAPLILHSDNGREFVNAVISELSTLWPELKLVTGRPRHPQSQGAVERLNGVIQDKLKIWMHENKSSRWSVGVHFVQWQINISEHETIKTSLFKVMFGIEPKVGLASTVIPPNMLGNIRTEEYLDTILQNEAEEEQEGEEEQEGEEERDGEEAPQFAEARQLAAAGQEKTALRMKRRAKHLLSALQVVDNATLKVPGCGTAERDEDLHQVGCREGRLTTRYTAADMDPVKEKLLTPDEVPDVEMALRTAVTRYTGGQGYVKCACKTNCTTSRCSCTNKTVKM, encoded by the exons ATGTCGGACTTTAAAGAGCAGTTTGAGCAGAAGTTGGACAACTTATTACAGTCTAAGAATGACAATGTGGTCATTCCTCGGAAAGAGAAACGTGCACA GTCTGTGGTGAAGCCTGTTAGAAGCGAGACTATTTTTTCTCGATGCCAAATTGACTTGATCAATTTTCAAACATTACCTGATGGggaatttaaatatattctgacCTTCATCAACCATTTCAGCAAGTTTTGTGTGCTGCGGCCCCTTACATCAAAACGAGCTGAGGAGGTTGCTAACACGCTTCTcccaatatttttgacatttggCGCACCCCTTATCCTGCACTCGGATAACGGGAGAGAGTTTGTGAATGCCGTTATATCAGAGTTGTCTACGCTCTGGCCTGAACTTAAGCTCGTCACTGGTCGGCCGCGCCACCCACAAAGCCAAGGTGCAGTTGAAAGATTGAATGGAGTCATtcaagacaaattaaaaatttggATGCACGAAAACAAGTCCAGCAGGTGGAGCGTTGGGGTCCACTTTGTCCAGTGGCAAATAAACATTTCGGAACATGAAACCATAAAAACAAGTTTGTTTAAAGTCAtgttcgggatcgaacccaaggtAGGCCTAGCATCCACTGTTATTCCACCTAATATGCTCGGCAATATAAGAACTGAAGAATATTTAGACACCATCCTCCAAAATGAAGCcgaagaggaacaagaaggagaggaggaacaggaaggagaagaggaacgAGATGGAGAAGAGGCGCCGCAATTCGCTGAAGCTCGGCAACTGGCTGCAGCCGGCCAAGAAAAAACCGCACTTAGAATGAAAAGGAGAGCGAAACACCTCTTAAGTGCCCTACAAGTGGTTGACAACGCGACGCTGAAAGTTCCTGGTTGTGGTACTGCAGAGAGAGACGAGGACCTGCACCAGGTAGGCTGCAGAGAAGGACGCTTAACCACCCGGTACACGGCAGCTGATATGGACCCCGTTAAGGAGAAGCTCCTCACCCCAGATGAGGTTCCCGACGTTGAAATGGCTTTGAGAACCGCTGTAACCAGGTACACAGGAGGCCAAGGGTATGTGAAGTGTGCCTGTAAAACAAATTGCACAACTTCCAGATGCTCCTGCacaaataaaactgttaaaatgtaA